The sequence below is a genomic window from bacterium.
CGGGCGGCCGAGGTTGACCGGATATCCTCGGAAGAGCTCAATAACCTGGAGCAGTTCGTCAAGCTGAAGGGGCAGGAGGAGATCGAGGCCAACGACCAGCACGTCACCAGCGCGGTGGAATACCTGCTGCACTACGCCTTTGAACAGCGGGCCAGCGACATCCACATCGAGCCCAAGCGGGACAAATCATACATCCGTCTCCGGATCGACGGGGTGCTGCATTACATTTACACCATCCCCCGCAACCTGCACGCCCCGATCATCTCCCGGATCAAGATCATGTCCAGGATGAACATCGCCGACAAGCGGAGGCCCCAGGACGGCCGGATCAAGACCAGCTACGCCGGCAAGGACATCGAACTGAGGGTCTCCACCGTGCCGGTAACTTTTGGGGAAAAGGTGGTGATCCGGATCTTTGATCCCGAGATCCTGATGCAGGACCTGGACCATCTGGGATTTTACCCCCGGGAATACCAGACCTACAACGCCTTCATCCGGCGGCCCAACGGCATCATCCTGGTGACCGGGCCCACCGGCTCGGGCAAGACCACAACTTTATACTCCTCGCTAAAAGCCCTGTCCTCGCCAGAGGTCAACATCATCTCGGTGGAGGACCCGATAGAAATGGTGATCGAGGAGTTCAACCAGATCGGGGTCCAGCCGGCGGCCGGGGTCACCTTCTCCACCATCCTGCCCAGCATCCTGCGCCAGGACCCGGACATCATCATGGTGGGCGAGATCCGGGACCGGGAAACGGCCGAACACGCCATTCAGGCGGCTTTGACCGGGCACCTGGTGCTTACCACTTTGCATACCAACGATGCCCCTTCGGCCATGGTCCGGCTGCTGGACATTGGCATCCCCTATTACCTGATATCTTCCACCGTGATCGGAGTGATGGCCCAGCGCCTGGTGCGCCGGATCTGCCCCAACTGCCGCCGGGAGCGGTTGTCCAGCCCCGAGGACTTTGAGGGATTTCCCGCCGGGGAGCGCCCGGACAAGATCTATTATGGCGAGGGCTGCGTGGACTGCCGGGGAACGGGCTACAAGGGCCGGATCGGGATATTTGAAGTGATGGAGATGACCGATAATTTGAAATCTGTTTTGACCACCAATACCGTTAATCTGAACGATATCTACCGGGCCGCCGCCGCCGATGGAATGGTTTCACTAAAACAGGTGGCTTTGCAGAAAATGCTGGAGGGCTTGACCACCTACGAAGAAGTGATCTCGGTAAGCGGTTGAAAGTAATAAAATATGAGCAACAACGATCATTTAATAGACGATAATGGATGCTTCGCCTGCGGAAACAATAATCCCGACGGCCTGCAATTGAAGTTCACCTACCCGCTGCCGGGAACCTGCCGGGCCGAGTTCGTGCCTGAGCAGAAATACCAGGGCTGGAAGGGCATACTGCACGGAGGCATCATCTCCACGCTTTTGGATGAGGCCCTGGCCCATGCAGTAGGCGGGGCGGAAGGAGGAGGCGGGGCCTCCGAAGCGGTGACCGCCGAGCTGACGGTCAGGTTCAAAAAGCCGGTCAGGATCGGCAGCAAGGTCGTCCTTTCTGGCAAGGTGGAAAAAGACAACGGGAAAATAGTTGAAGCCAGTTCCGAGCTTACTGATGAAACGGGTCTGGTGCTGGCCAGCGCCCGGGGCAAACTGGTGAGGCCCCATAAATGAATGTTTCCAACGGCCTGGAATTCATCACCGACATCCAGATATACCAAAAGGTGCTACAGGAAGAGATCCCCAAGGCCCGAAAGTTCCTGTGGCTGGCCACCTCGGACCTGAAAGACCTTTATGTGGCCGAAGGCAAGCGGATGGTGCCTTTTTTGAAGGTGTTATCAGAACTTTACCAAAGCGGCGTGGAGCTGAGGCTGATCCACGCCAAGGAACCGGGGCCGAACTTCCGGAAGGATTTTGACCGCTATCCCTCACTGATAGAGGGTTTGGAGAGACTGCTTTGCCCCAGGGTCCATTTTAAAACGGTGATAGTTGACGGAAAGTTTGCCTATTCCGGCAGCGCCAACCTGACCGGGGCCGGGATGGGGGCCAAATCTGACAATAGAAGAAATTTTGAGTCAGGTTTCATCACTACGGAGAAAGACCTGGTGAACAGGATAATGAAACAGTATGATGAATTATGGATGGGAAAACACTGCCAGCCCTGCCAGCGGAAAGTATATTGTACAGAATACCAGGACATTCTGGATCAAAGATAAAACATGATTGATTCTTTAAACTCTTTGCCTGGCCGCAAAGCATATATCGTTTCGCTGGGCTGCTCCAAGAACAGGGTGGATACCGAGATCATGATCGGCCAGCTCTTTCGGGCCGGGTATAGGATCACCGGAACGCTGAGCCAAGCCGACGCAGTCATCGTGAATACCTGCGGTTTCCTGCAGGAGTCCGTGAATGAGGCCTTGTCCGAGCTGGCGGCCCTGGCCGGGCACAAGAAAAAGACCGGCTTCCGGCTGGTGGCCACAGGCTGTCTGGTGCAGAGGATGGGACAGGAACTGTTGCGCGAAATCCCGGAGATCGACTCCCTGGTCGGAGTGCATGGCTACAAGGACATCGTTTCCGCCGTAACCGGAAAAAAGAAACTGTCCGTCTCCAAAACCGCTTGTGATCATCCAGTGTCATTCTACCGTAACCGCA
It includes:
- a CDS encoding PaaI family thioesterase, whose protein sequence is MSNNDHLIDDNGCFACGNNNPDGLQLKFTYPLPGTCRAEFVPEQKYQGWKGILHGGIISTLLDEALAHAVGGAEGGGGASEAVTAELTVRFKKPVRIGSKVVLSGKVEKDNGKIVEASSELTDETGLVLASARGKLVRPHK
- a CDS encoding GspE/PulE family protein, with protein sequence MTASPHLTLEQVAQMLLKCGLITPDQHREILIKVPAQRAKLQKYQESAYSRRLHQAANIITPAEVISSLNIQVQGQPGRYLTEDMITLAVAQELKIPYRKIDPLKLQLDVVTSHVARPYAIRHLIVPLEEESGTVTMAVADPSNLEILESLETARNIKIKLVLSSKTDILKIVREFYGFRASVRAAEVDRISSEELNNLEQFVKLKGQEEIEANDQHVTSAVEYLLHYAFEQRASDIHIEPKRDKSYIRLRIDGVLHYIYTIPRNLHAPIISRIKIMSRMNIADKRRPQDGRIKTSYAGKDIELRVSTVPVTFGEKVVIRIFDPEILMQDLDHLGFYPREYQTYNAFIRRPNGIILVTGPTGSGKTTTLYSSLKALSSPEVNIISVEDPIEMVIEEFNQIGVQPAAGVTFSTILPSILRQDPDIIMVGEIRDRETAEHAIQAALTGHLVLTTLHTNDAPSAMVRLLDIGIPYYLISSTVIGVMAQRLVRRICPNCRRERLSSPEDFEGFPAGERPDKIYYGEGCVDCRGTGYKGRIGIFEVMEMTDNLKSVLTTNTVNLNDIYRAAAADGMVSLKQVALQKMLEGLTTYEEVISVSG
- a CDS encoding phospholipase D-like domain-containing protein, translating into MNVSNGLEFITDIQIYQKVLQEEIPKARKFLWLATSDLKDLYVAEGKRMVPFLKVLSELYQSGVELRLIHAKEPGPNFRKDFDRYPSLIEGLERLLCPRVHFKTVIVDGKFAYSGSANLTGAGMGAKSDNRRNFESGFITTEKDLVNRIMKQYDELWMGKHCQPCQRKVYCTEYQDILDQR